A region from the Anaerobaca lacustris genome encodes:
- a CDS encoding sugar phosphate isomerase/epimerase family protein gives MSTSNRRDFMKGALMATAAAAASGVSGTTGSAVAADNKAVPVSSRLKTKDTKRAGEPPMRLSVLSYSFRGLLEQGKIDVFGYLETCKYRYNLSIADIWNGFLTSMEEDYLKKVREALDERELVLADLCADQVHIWEDDPAKRQKNHAYALANLKAAKILGAQFMRLDAGGSGSSWTNEQFDHIVGRYKEYAQWAYDHGFMIGAENHWGPEAVWSNLKRLYKAVDHPAFGISCHIGGWHGTQAEKDEADRLVAPWVCHTHFAWNIAEGPLEEKMKNLHDAGYQGSYSAEFHAGRNEYAHVAIQLAKMRAVFDRWRTEDSKVQ, from the coding sequence ATGAGCACAAGCAATCGTCGCGATTTCATGAAAGGGGCGTTGATGGCCACAGCAGCGGCGGCTGCCTCCGGCGTCAGCGGCACAACCGGTTCAGCCGTTGCTGCCGACAACAAAGCCGTTCCCGTATCCTCCCGCCTCAAGACCAAGGACACCAAGCGTGCCGGAGAGCCACCGATGAGGTTGTCCGTTCTGTCTTACTCGTTTCGAGGGCTGTTGGAGCAAGGCAAGATAGATGTGTTTGGGTATCTGGAAACCTGCAAGTACCGGTACAACCTCAGTATCGCCGATATCTGGAACGGCTTTCTGACCAGCATGGAGGAGGATTATCTGAAGAAGGTACGCGAGGCCCTTGACGAGCGCGAGCTGGTGCTGGCCGATCTGTGCGCGGACCAAGTGCATATTTGGGAAGACGATCCCGCCAAACGCCAGAAGAATCATGCATATGCCCTGGCGAATCTGAAGGCGGCCAAGATCCTCGGGGCGCAGTTCATGCGGTTGGATGCAGGCGGAAGCGGTTCAAGCTGGACCAACGAGCAGTTCGATCACATTGTCGGGCGGTACAAGGAATACGCGCAGTGGGCTTACGATCATGGCTTCATGATCGGTGCGGAGAACCACTGGGGGCCGGAGGCCGTCTGGTCCAATCTGAAGAGACTCTATAAGGCGGTGGATCACCCGGCGTTCGGGATTTCCTGTCACATCGGAGGTTGGCACGGCACACAGGCGGAGAAGGACGAGGCGGACCGGCTTGTCGCGCCGTGGGTCTGTCATACGCACTTCGCGTGGAACATTGCGGAGGGGCCGCTGGAGGAGAAGATGAAGAATCTGCACGACGCTGGCTATCAGGGCTCCTACAGCGCCGAGTTCCACGCCGGCAGAAACGAATACGCCCACGTGGCGATCCAGTTGGCCAAGATGCGGGCGGTCTTCGATCGCTGGCGAACCGAGGATTCCAAGGTTCAATAG
- a CDS encoding glycosyl hydrolase family 95 catalytic domain-containing protein — MGSVGKPRLPVIMILGVVFPALAVEAQVLPWEREIPLQEAAQSVTFKNTLAPRDPQPNWGCYPRGSAMTINNLKMRTTIWGPPERVTISLTKNNVWDRRVNTRGLTAPTLQEIIDGAYSPANKGYVGKHPETQRPRGYGYLLKEGGFYDPYREPIEYSMPCLKPVGQIVMGMDPLADAAAPEAIQSCANGVVKLEVIKGGAKANLQYVLGMTSNLYAVRGEFSGIDSPIWLRLYRHRDTAHLRYMSEDGKTYTRKGTEADKAFNFPMDPPTSGKDGRYFWIRQQMPAEKTFPQGFEYVLMGLIITPGEVNLETVEGRTGLGTPPPDERIAKAPGAAATVTFIPEAGGKLEALVTIVTTMDGSDVLALAKKRLAAAEAAGFDGVVRENTQWWNAFYDKREDGRVFRGLTGTQCTENILSIYRSYADGHGGGTKTDMRKYECSASYVPPERDAQLWSSAPCYNEIFTSNCFVRNWADNQDMWKQLLWHWLPGAKDNARSMFGMPGMCFVHGYQPPIKPDKYVHTTLTLELCLDTMAQTVKPIWDEWDYGGDIEFLRKECYRLMREMALFYAAYAKKGDDGYYHIIPSMEPEKWGYYAEFERNKDVISSLCMFRWALNRTAEASEILGADADLRLKWREVADNLAPYPTWDTPEGPVFCAVQGVEPKNVPGDHFGEAAEYPTILADEINLDSPKEQRDMMLRTARKLETAGTTPQTLILLGVAAEPSWVDFDAETLLNSRSGRMHLFPAIAPKTEIAFHSFQARGGFLVSAARNAEEVYFLEVQPRRDNICQIMNPWPGRPVVVREAGKAEPVAVRIDRSNGECLVFAAVANHKYRINPQ, encoded by the coding sequence ATGGGATCTGTAGGCAAACCACGGTTGCCGGTGATCATGATTTTGGGGGTCGTGTTTCCGGCTTTGGCGGTGGAAGCGCAGGTGCTTCCCTGGGAGCGGGAGATCCCGCTGCAGGAGGCGGCCCAGTCTGTCACCTTCAAGAACACGCTGGCCCCCAGGGACCCCCAGCCGAATTGGGGCTGCTATCCGCGTGGCAGCGCGATGACGATCAACAACCTGAAGATGCGGACCACCATCTGGGGCCCGCCGGAACGGGTCACCATCAGCCTGACCAAGAATAACGTCTGGGACCGGCGGGTCAACACGCGCGGCCTGACGGCCCCGACGTTGCAGGAGATCATCGACGGCGCCTACTCCCCGGCCAACAAGGGCTACGTGGGGAAACACCCGGAGACCCAGCGTCCCAGAGGGTATGGTTACCTGCTCAAGGAGGGCGGGTTCTACGATCCCTATCGTGAGCCTATCGAGTATTCGATGCCTTGTCTGAAGCCCGTCGGGCAGATCGTCATGGGGATGGACCCGCTGGCCGATGCCGCCGCACCCGAAGCGATCCAAAGCTGCGCCAACGGTGTCGTGAAGTTGGAAGTGATCAAGGGGGGCGCCAAAGCAAACCTGCAATACGTGCTTGGCATGACGAGCAACCTCTACGCTGTCCGTGGCGAGTTCTCCGGGATCGATTCGCCGATCTGGCTGCGGCTCTACCGTCACCGCGACACGGCTCATCTGAGGTACATGAGCGAGGATGGAAAGACCTACACCCGCAAGGGCACGGAGGCGGATAAGGCGTTCAATTTCCCCATGGACCCGCCGACCAGCGGCAAGGACGGGCGATACTTCTGGATTCGTCAGCAGATGCCCGCGGAAAAGACGTTCCCGCAGGGATTCGAGTACGTGCTAATGGGCCTGATCATCACGCCGGGCGAGGTGAATCTGGAGACGGTGGAAGGCCGGACAGGACTCGGCACCCCGCCGCCGGATGAGAGGATTGCCAAGGCACCTGGCGCTGCCGCCACGGTCACGTTTATACCGGAGGCCGGCGGAAAGCTGGAGGCCTTGGTCACGATTGTGACCACCATGGACGGTTCGGACGTGCTGGCCCTGGCCAAGAAGCGTCTGGCGGCCGCTGAGGCAGCCGGTTTCGACGGCGTGGTCCGGGAGAACACCCAATGGTGGAACGCATTCTACGACAAGCGGGAAGACGGCCGGGTATTCCGAGGTCTGACCGGTACCCAATGCACCGAGAACATCCTGAGCATCTACCGCAGTTACGCCGATGGTCACGGCGGTGGCACGAAGACCGACATGCGCAAGTATGAGTGCAGTGCCTCCTATGTGCCGCCGGAACGGGATGCTCAACTCTGGAGCAGCGCTCCCTGCTACAACGAGATCTTCACCAGCAATTGCTTTGTCCGCAACTGGGCCGACAACCAGGACATGTGGAAACAGCTTCTGTGGCATTGGCTGCCCGGCGCCAAGGACAATGCCAGGAGCATGTTCGGTATGCCGGGAATGTGCTTTGTCCATGGCTATCAGCCGCCGATCAAGCCGGACAAGTACGTCCACACAACGCTGACACTGGAATTGTGTTTGGACACGATGGCCCAGACCGTCAAGCCTATCTGGGATGAGTGGGATTATGGCGGTGATATCGAATTCTTGCGCAAGGAATGCTACCGGCTGATGCGGGAGATGGCCCTTTTCTACGCGGCCTACGCGAAGAAGGGCGATGACGGCTACTACCACATCATCCCGTCAATGGAGCCTGAGAAATGGGGCTACTATGCGGAGTTTGAACGCAACAAGGACGTGATCAGTTCGCTGTGCATGTTCCGCTGGGCGTTGAACCGTACGGCCGAGGCGTCGGAGATTCTCGGCGCGGATGCCGACCTGCGTCTCAAGTGGCGGGAAGTCGCCGACAACCTCGCACCCTATCCGACGTGGGATACCCCTGAGGGCCCCGTATTCTGTGCGGTCCAGGGTGTGGAGCCGAAGAACGTTCCCGGTGACCACTTCGGCGAGGCGGCTGAGTATCCGACCATCCTGGCCGATGAGATCAATCTGGATTCTCCGAAGGAGCAGAGGGACATGATGCTCCGCACGGCTCGGAAGCTGGAGACGGCAGGCACCACGCCGCAAACGTTGATCCTCCTGGGCGTCGCTGCTGAGCCGTCTTGGGTGGACTTCGATGCCGAGACTCTGTTGAATAGCCGCAGCGGGCGGATGCATCTGTTTCCTGCGATTGCCCCGAAAACGGAGATCGCCTTCCACAGCTTTCAGGCCCGCGGAGGCTTCCTGGTCTCGGCGGCGCGGAATGCCGAAGAAGTCTATTTCCTCGAAGTTCAGCCGCGTCGCGACAACATCTGCCAGATCATGAACCCCTGGCCGGGCCGGCCCGTCGTCGTCCGTGAAGCCGGCAAGGCTGAGCCTGTGGCAGTCCGGATCGATAGGAGCAATGGCGAATGCCTGGTCTTCGCAGCCGTGGCGAATCACAAGTACCGTATCAATCCCCAGTAG
- a CDS encoding Gfo/Idh/MocA family oxidoreductase, with product MNTQMNRRKFLSGTAASAAAFTIVPRHVLGGVGNVAPSEKINICLIGCGTMGLGHLMARVRTPELQVVAVCDPEKDGVNYVDWSRDGLRRSIARVLGKPDSWKAGSIPGGRDIGQAIVEAGYAQRQASGQFKGCASYADFRELLEKEKDLDAVEVMTPDHLHATIAIAAMKKGKHVGMHKPLANKLQEARLVIETARKTKVGTYFMPASIDPRIRQVAGWIRQGAIGALREIHNWSNRPVWPQHATIPTDTPPVPKDFDWDLWLGPSQPRPYHPHYTHAVFRGWYEFGGGPIADMGHYSLWPVFHEFGLDNLSMVESTPSHVCEVVDGVSSKVHNDYSFPVACTVRFRFAAKADRPAVDLFWHDGGMRPPTPEEIVRDDKGLPAEGMMFVGDKGKILGGFRCDNPRLLSPGAAGELSEDTARAPRAWEHGSSWIETFRSGKPNCGDFTLAGPISDAFNLAAISLRLGGQRLIWDAAGGRIANPQSANKYLAREYRKGWELTA from the coding sequence ATGAACACACAGATGAACCGGCGGAAGTTCCTCAGCGGCACGGCCGCTTCGGCGGCAGCGTTCACGATTGTGCCGCGGCACGTGCTGGGTGGGGTTGGGAATGTCGCCCCCAGCGAGAAGATCAACATCTGCCTCATTGGCTGCGGGACAATGGGATTGGGACACCTCATGGCGAGGGTTAGGACGCCGGAGCTGCAAGTGGTTGCCGTGTGCGATCCGGAGAAGGACGGCGTCAACTACGTGGACTGGTCGCGCGACGGCCTGCGGCGGTCTATCGCCCGGGTGTTGGGCAAGCCTGATTCGTGGAAAGCCGGCAGCATTCCCGGAGGACGAGACATTGGCCAGGCCATCGTTGAGGCCGGCTATGCCCAGCGGCAGGCTTCGGGCCAGTTCAAGGGCTGTGCCTCCTATGCCGATTTTCGAGAGCTGTTGGAGAAGGAGAAGGACCTTGACGCAGTCGAAGTGATGACGCCGGACCATCTCCACGCGACCATCGCCATTGCGGCGATGAAAAAGGGTAAACACGTTGGAATGCACAAGCCCTTGGCGAACAAGCTGCAGGAAGCCCGGCTGGTCATTGAGACCGCCCGCAAGACCAAGGTCGGCACCTATTTCATGCCGGCCAGTATCGACCCACGGATTCGCCAAGTGGCCGGCTGGATCCGGCAAGGCGCCATCGGCGCCCTGCGCGAGATTCACAACTGGTCCAACCGACCGGTATGGCCGCAGCACGCGACGATTCCGACGGATACGCCGCCCGTGCCGAAGGACTTCGACTGGGACCTGTGGCTGGGACCGTCGCAGCCGCGGCCCTATCATCCGCACTACACACACGCGGTCTTTCGCGGCTGGTATGAGTTCGGCGGCGGGCCGATTGCCGACATGGGCCACTACAGCCTGTGGCCCGTGTTCCACGAGTTCGGTCTGGACAATCTATCCATGGTGGAATCGACGCCCAGCCACGTCTGCGAGGTCGTGGACGGCGTCAGCAGCAAGGTCCACAACGACTACTCCTTCCCCGTCGCCTGCACGGTTCGGTTCAGGTTTGCCGCCAAGGCCGACCGCCCGGCGGTGGACCTGTTCTGGCACGATGGGGGCATGAGACCGCCGACACCGGAAGAGATCGTGCGCGACGATAAGGGACTGCCGGCCGAAGGGATGATGTTCGTCGGTGACAAGGGCAAGATCCTCGGCGGCTTCCGCTGCGACAATCCGCGTCTGTTGTCACCAGGGGCAGCCGGCGAGCTCAGCGAAGACACTGCGCGGGCGCCGCGCGCGTGGGAGCATGGCAGTTCGTGGATCGAGACGTTCAGAAGCGGTAAGCCGAACTGCGGCGATTTCACGCTGGCCGGGCCGATCTCCGACGCCTTCAACCTGGCGGCGATTTCGCTGCGGCTGGGCGGCCAGCGGCTGATCTGGGACGCGGCCGGCGGCAGGATTGCCAACCCCCAGTCGGCCAACAAGTACCTGGCACGCGAGTATCGAAAAGGCTGGGAATTGACCGCCTGA
- a CDS encoding sugar phosphate isomerase/epimerase family protein, whose amino-acid sequence MAMKPAQKAVRTDHDYRTVPLKRRQFLWKTGALALGAGLGSRLTALAEAAKPGQPNATKLGWKMSVQQYTYRRFTLFEALEKAAAVGLRYFEVRSNLKMGPTWPGKDANEAMPEDARKEFKARIADLGLAIPSVFADFHGGLGQAKRLFEFWKGFGTEVIVAEPPEGSFDMLEKLCEEYTMRLALHNHQKGQSKYWSPDIVLEVCANRSERIGACADGGQWARSGLDPVECLRKLQGRIITFHLKDVLKKGDLNSRNTVIGEGQADCANTLKELKRLGYQGLITIDFEHDTPALQEDMARNVAFVDEQARQLLAQ is encoded by the coding sequence ATGGCAATGAAACCTGCACAGAAAGCAGTCCGCACCGATCATGACTACCGAACCGTCCCGCTCAAGCGCCGGCAGTTCCTGTGGAAAACCGGCGCGCTGGCTCTGGGGGCGGGACTTGGCTCGCGACTCACGGCCCTGGCCGAGGCGGCCAAACCCGGCCAGCCCAACGCCACCAAACTCGGCTGGAAGATGAGCGTCCAGCAGTACACCTACCGGCGCTTCACCCTCTTCGAGGCGCTGGAAAAGGCGGCGGCGGTGGGCCTGCGGTACTTCGAGGTTCGCAGCAACCTGAAGATGGGGCCCACGTGGCCTGGCAAAGACGCAAACGAGGCCATGCCGGAAGATGCCCGCAAAGAATTCAAAGCGAGGATTGCCGACCTGGGACTGGCCATCCCCAGTGTGTTCGCTGATTTCCATGGCGGACTGGGTCAGGCCAAGCGCCTCTTCGAGTTCTGGAAGGGATTCGGCACCGAGGTCATCGTGGCTGAGCCGCCCGAAGGCTCCTTCGACATGCTGGAGAAGCTGTGCGAGGAATACACGATGCGGTTGGCCCTTCACAACCATCAGAAGGGGCAGTCGAAGTATTGGAGCCCCGACATCGTGCTGGAAGTCTGCGCGAACCGGAGCGAACGAATTGGCGCGTGCGCCGACGGCGGGCAATGGGCACGCTCTGGCCTGGATCCGGTCGAGTGTCTGCGCAAGTTGCAGGGCCGCATCATCACATTCCACCTGAAGGATGTACTCAAGAAAGGGGATCTCAACTCCCGCAACACCGTTATTGGCGAAGGCCAGGCCGATTGCGCGAATACCTTGAAGGAATTGAAGCGATTGGGTTACCAGGGGCTGATCACCATTGATTTCGAGCACGATACCCCGGCGTTGCAGGAGGATATGGCCAGGAATGTCGCCTTCGTCGACGAGCAGGCCAGGCAGCTTCTGGCCCAGTAA
- a CDS encoding Gfo/Idh/MocA family protein, which produces MPQTTRRTFLRNSLAAGTAFIVCGARSTKVLGANDRLRIAVAGVNGQGAGHVNAWLGQKNVELAYLIDPDQQVLDRRLAEVKEKTGDRFGCKGVADIRTALDDKTVDAISIAAPNHWHSLMTIWAAQAGKHVYVEKPMSHDVQEGRVVVEAQKKYGVVIQHGTQSRSSTKNAGLHDLIRSGKFGKLKISYGYCCKPRGSIGFKSPSAPPANLDWNLWRGPARVDAYHGNYVHYNWHWFWETGNGDLNNQGTHQLDMAYWALDKGLTNPIRAMAIGGRFLWNDQGETPNTMLGIAEYPNGQYVFFNVRNVNYDGYQRQVENQYYFEDGGRIIGGQYYPKGSDQGEKIDVPDGQVTPGGQFGSFIAACRAGDPQMANGNAVDAHHSCVLGHLMNNSYRLGKGVPFNAKAGRFGDNEDAYEHFMKLHEVMSEGVGIPEDGNQYTVGPWLTFDPRTERHTGEFAAQANELLKDANRPGFQVPDVKDV; this is translated from the coding sequence ATGCCACAGACCACAAGACGCACATTCCTGAGGAATTCACTGGCCGCCGGAACGGCATTCATCGTCTGCGGCGCCCGATCCACGAAGGTCCTGGGTGCCAATGATCGTCTGCGCATCGCGGTAGCGGGCGTGAACGGCCAAGGCGCCGGTCACGTCAATGCCTGGCTGGGTCAGAAGAACGTGGAACTCGCCTACCTGATCGATCCGGACCAGCAGGTCCTGGATCGGCGACTGGCCGAAGTCAAAGAGAAGACCGGGGACCGGTTTGGCTGCAAGGGTGTGGCCGATATACGGACAGCTCTGGACGATAAGACCGTGGACGCGATTTCCATTGCCGCGCCGAACCACTGGCATTCACTGATGACGATCTGGGCGGCCCAAGCCGGCAAGCACGTGTACGTGGAAAAGCCCATGAGCCACGATGTCCAGGAGGGGCGCGTCGTGGTGGAGGCGCAGAAGAAATACGGCGTGGTCATTCAGCACGGCACGCAAAGCCGCAGCAGCACCAAGAATGCTGGACTGCACGATCTCATACGTTCCGGCAAGTTCGGCAAGCTGAAGATTTCGTATGGGTACTGCTGCAAACCGCGCGGCAGTATCGGCTTCAAGAGTCCTTCCGCTCCGCCGGCGAATCTGGACTGGAATCTGTGGCGCGGCCCCGCGAGGGTCGACGCCTACCACGGCAACTACGTCCACTACAACTGGCACTGGTTCTGGGAGACCGGCAACGGTGACCTGAACAACCAGGGTACCCACCAACTCGACATGGCCTACTGGGCCCTGGACAAGGGGCTGACCAACCCGATTCGCGCCATGGCGATCGGTGGACGCTTTCTCTGGAACGATCAAGGGGAGACCCCGAACACGATGTTGGGCATAGCGGAGTATCCCAACGGACAGTACGTGTTCTTCAACGTTCGCAACGTCAACTATGACGGGTACCAGCGCCAGGTCGAGAACCAGTACTACTTCGAGGATGGCGGCAGGATCATCGGCGGACAGTACTATCCCAAGGGCAGCGACCAGGGGGAGAAGATCGATGTCCCGGACGGACAGGTCACCCCGGGCGGACAGTTCGGCAGTTTCATCGCGGCCTGTCGAGCCGGTGATCCCCAAATGGCTAACGGCAATGCCGTCGACGCACACCATAGCTGTGTCCTGGGGCACCTCATGAACAACTCGTATCGCCTGGGCAAAGGCGTTCCCTTCAATGCCAAGGCGGGCCGTTTCGGCGACAACGAAGACGCCTACGAGCATTTCATGAAGCTCCACGAGGTCATGAGCGAGGGCGTCGGCATTCCGGAAGACGGGAATCAGTACACCGTGGGACCCTGGCTTACCTTCGATCCTCGAACGGAACGTCATACGGGCGAGTTTGCCGCCCAGGCCAATGAACTGCTGAAGGACGCCAATCGCCCCGGATTCCAGGTGCCTGATGTGAAAGACGTGTAG